A DNA window from Desulfofalx alkaliphila DSM 12257 contains the following coding sequences:
- a CDS encoding PhoH family protein, with amino-acid sequence MEQNSEARITLNDLRSTAEIFGRHDENLVHIENLLDVKVVARGGQLVIIGSHHSVREAEQVIKQLEAYSAAGNHITLHEINYAVRAVRSGSKETLNDLARDVVVVTSRGKQVKPKTQGQKRYIDAIRKHDIVFGIGPAGTGKTYLAVALAIAALRNKSVSRLILTRPAVEAGEKLGFLPGDLQEKVDPYLRPLYDGLYDVLGMEVTQKYLERNIIEIAPLAYMRGRTLDDSFIILDEAQNTTPEQMKMFLTRLGFGSKAVITGDITQVDLPRGQRSGLIDAERKLSDVKGLVFHHMAGADIVRHPIVQEIIKAYDLAEQAKADRE; translated from the coding sequence TTGGAACAGAATTCGGAAGCTAGAATTACACTTAATGACCTTAGATCCACTGCTGAGATATTTGGCCGACATGATGAGAATTTGGTACATATAGAAAATTTGTTGGACGTCAAGGTAGTGGCCAGGGGCGGGCAGTTGGTTATTATTGGTTCTCACCATTCAGTTCGTGAAGCCGAGCAGGTAATTAAGCAATTGGAGGCTTACTCTGCCGCCGGCAACCATATTACCTTACATGAAATTAATTATGCTGTGCGGGCGGTGCGTTCGGGCAGCAAAGAGACTTTAAATGACTTGGCCCGGGATGTGGTGGTGGTCACCTCCAGGGGCAAGCAGGTTAAACCTAAAACCCAGGGTCAAAAACGATATATTGATGCCATAAGAAAACATGACATTGTATTTGGCATTGGCCCTGCCGGCACAGGTAAAACTTATCTGGCGGTGGCCCTTGCCATTGCCGCCCTAAGAAATAAAAGTGTTTCACGGTTGATTTTAACCCGGCCCGCTGTGGAAGCCGGCGAAAAACTCGGATTTCTGCCGGGGGATTTGCAAGAAAAGGTAGATCCCTACTTACGCCCTTTATACGACGGGTTATATGATGTGTTGGGCATGGAAGTAACGCAAAAGTACCTGGAAAGGAATATTATTGAAATAGCACCCCTGGCTTACATGCGGGGGCGTACCTTGGACGATTCGTTTATTATTTTAGACGAGGCTCAAAACACCACTCCGGAACAGATGAAAATGTTTCTTACTCGTCTGGGTTTTGGTTCTAAGGCGGTAATTACCGGTGACATTACCCAGGTAGACCTGCCCAGAGGTCAGCGTTCGGGGTTAATTGATGCTGAGAGAAAACTGAGCGATGTAAAAGGTTTGGTATTTCATCATATGGCGGGTGCGGATATTGTAAGGCACCCTATAGTGCAAGAGATTATTAAAGCTTATGACCTGGCCGAGCAGGCGAAAGCTGATAGGGAGTGA